Genomic DNA from Methylocystis sp. MJC1:
GCCGGGCGGAGGGTGAGGAGTGGCCCGACGTCTCGGACGCGGCGCTGGCCGAAGGCGTCGAGGCGTGGCTCGCGCCTTACATCGTCGGCCGCGTCAGGCTGGGCGACATCGCCCCGGGCGATCTCGACGCGGCGCTTACCCATCTCTTGCCCTATGATCTCATGCGCCGCCTCGACGCCGAAGCGCCCACGCATTTCGAGACGCCGGCGGGCTCCCGCCATGCGCTCGATTACGCCGCGCCCAACGGGCCGCTGCTCTCCGTGCGGGTGCAGGAGCTTTACGGCCTTTCGCAGCATCCGGCGCTGGCGCGCGGCCGGGTTCCGCTGACATTGGAGCTGCTCTCGCCAGCGCATCGGCCGATCCAGACGACGTGCGACCTGCCGAGCTTTTGGGCGGGCTCGTGGAACGACGTGAAAAAAGAGATGAAGGGCCGCTATCCGCGCCATCTTTGGCCGGACGAGCCGGCCAAAGCCTTGCCGACCACGCGAGCGAAGCCGCGAGGAACATAGGAAACCCGTGACTCCTGCCGGCCGTTTAAGAGGCTCGCAAACTTTTGTCCCGACGATGGCGCGAGGCCTATTCGCCAGCTCGCATCGGCACGCCAGGGGGCGTCATGCTCGGAAAGCAAGTTTCATATGCGGTGATCGCAGTGGTCGTCAGCGTGATCGCGGCGAATGTGCTCATGCGTCTTGGTCCTCGTTTGGGCGCAGACGTTGCGCCGCAGAACGCCAAGCCGCGGCCCGTCGCTCAGACTGTGGCGCCCACGCGCGCCGCGCTCCCTCTGCGCATGGGAGAAATGCGCATCTCGGCCGATCGGAGAGGGCAATTCTCGACCGACGCCGAAATCAATGGCGCCCGCATCTCTGGCATGATGGTCGATACCGGCGCGACACTCGTCGCGCTCTCATATGAGGATGCTTCTGCCGCCGGTCTCTTTCCGGCGCCGGCGGACTATAAGTATCAGGTCAACACAGCAAATGGCGTCGCCCATGTGGCGCGTGCAACCCTCAACGACGTGCGCATCGGCAATATCGTGGTTCATAATGTAGAGGCGGTGGTCGGCGAGCGCGGCGCGCTGTCAGGGAGCCTCTTGGGCATGGCCTTCCTCTCCAAACTGTCGCGCTTCTCCGTGGAATCGGGAGCGCTGGTGCTGCAGCAATAGCTTAGGCTTAACGGTCTGGGGGATGAGGAAAATTTGGCCGGCGCGGCGGGACGGTGTAAAGGGAGCGCCGTCGTTTAGCTCGCAAGGACCACCCATGCTGCCCAAGCCCGTTTCAGCATTGACTCCAAATACTTTCGAATATGAACAAAAGCCTCTTGTGAAGCCGACAGGCTTTCGCGAATACGATGCGCGTTGGCTGTTCGGGCCCGAACTTAATCTGATGGGCGTGCAAGCGCTCGGCATGGGTCTCGGCACGTTGATCCACGAAATGGGCGTCGCGCCGGACATTGTTACCGGCCATGATTATCGCGCCTATTCTTCCTCCATCAAGCTCGCCTTGGTCGCCGGCCTCATGGCCTCGGGCGTGCGTGTGCGCGACATCGGCCTCGCCCTTTCGCCCATGGCCTATTTCGCGCAATTCGAGCTCGACGCCCCCGCCGTCGCCATGGTCACAGCATCGCATAACGACAATGGCTGGACCGGCGTGAAGATGGGCGCGCAGCGGCCCGTGACTTTCGGACCGGACGAGATGAGCCGCCTGAAAGAGATTGTGCTGTCCGGCAAGTTCCGGCAAGCGGGCGGCGGCTCGTACCACTTCATCGAGAATTTCGGCGCGCGCTATCTCGACGATCTGACCCGCCGTCCGGCCTTTGGGCGCAAGATGAAAGTCGTCGCCGCCTGCGGAAACGGCACGGCCGGCGCCTTCGCGCCGCAGATGCTCGAACGTCTGGGTTGCGAGGTGATACCCCTCGACGTCGAGCCTGACTATAACTTCCCGCGTTACAATCCCAATCCCGAAGACATGGAGATGCTGCACGCCATCGCGCATAAGGTGCGCGAGACGGGCGCCGACGTCGGGCTCGGCTTCGATGGCGACGGCGACCGCTGCGGCGTCGTCGACAACAATGGCGAGGAGATTTTCGCCGATAAGATCGGCGTGATGCTCGCGCGCGATCTCTCCAAGGTCTATCCCGGCGCGAAATTCGTCGTGGATGTGAAGTCGACGGGCCTCTTCGCGACCGACCCCGAACTCGTGTCGCGCGGCGTGCACACAGATTATTGGAAGACCGGCCATTCCTATATCAAGCGCCGCGTGAACGACCTCAACGCGCTCGCCGGCTTCGAGAAGTCGGGTCATTTCTTCTTCAACGCGCCGATCGGCCGCGGCTATGACGACGGGCTGCTAACGGCCGTGCATGTTCTGGAGATGCTCGACCGCAACCCCGACAAGAGCATGGCTGATCTCTACACCGACCTGCCGAAGACCTGGGGCTCGCCGACCATGTCGCCGCATTGCGACGACGAAAAGAAATATGAGGTCGTGAAAAAGGTGACCGCGCGCATCGAAGCCATGAAGGCGCGTGGCGAGACGCTCATCGGCCAGCCGATCCGCGATGTTGTGACGGTTAATGGCGTGCGCGTGACCGTCGCTGACGGCACATGGGGGCTGGTGCGCGCCTCGTCCAACAAGCCGGAGCTGGTTGTCGTGGTCGAGAGCCCGGCGTCGGAAACGCAGCTGCGCGAAATGTTCGGCGCGGTGGACGCTATCCTTCGCGAAAATCCTGAAGTCGGCGCCTATAATCAGACGATTTGATCACCCGGCCACCAAAAGGCTGGCGCTCGCACGCCCGCCTTTTTTAATTGATGGAATCGGCTTCGTTTGGTCTGCCGTCATTCCCGACGCTCGCGAATCGAGTGATCGGGAATCGAGAGCAAAACTAGCGCATTTTGGCACTGGATTTCCCGGCGGGCTTTCAGCCCGCCGGGAATGATTCGGCTAGCAAGCCTTCCAACGGAAATCGCATCATGGCGTCGAGCCGTTACAATTCGTTCCCGACGTCATGTAATACTGAATGTGAGGGGGTGAATATGTGTTGCGGACAGGCCCATAGCTCGTTCGCTGCATGACCCAGGTCGGCGACGAGCTCCATTTGAACATCTCGAAATGCACGCCCGGCGTGTAGGCGTAGACAACGTCGGCGACGATCATCGGCCCCGTGGTCGGATTGACGCCATTCGTGACCTGAACATAACTCGTCGGGATCGTCGTGACGGACACGGGCGCCACATCCGCCGGCGAGAGAACCTGGCAGGGGCGCGCCGTCGCGCCGTTGCGGGTGACCGACCAGCTTGTTTTCCCCTGCCATGTGGTTGCCGTCACCGCGGTGATGTTCACCTCGGAAATCGTCATTTTCATAGACGTGTCGGTGGTTGGCAGCCCCATCAACACATTCGCAGCCGAAAAGATCGACGTGATGTCCGCTTCGCTCAAACCCGCTTGCCCGCTTGCGCAAGTCGTAGCGGAATTGCCCGCCGCGGGATTCGGGCAATCGATCTTTTGAGCCGTCAGATCGGCGAGCGTGTGCGCGACGAGATCTAGCCTCTGAGAGGTGCGCATGCCGCGCGACAATTCGACGAGCCCCATATAGATCACGAGCATCAGGGGCAGGATCAAGGCGAACTCGACGGCCGCCATGCCGCTGTCGTTGAGATTTGGCCGGCGGCTGTTTCCACTAATACGCATCGTCAATTATCCTGGCTCGACACGGAATGCGGCGATCCCCATGATCATATAGCTCCAGGCGCCGTTATATTGGGTTTGACCATTGCGGATTTGCGAGAAGCCGCCGCCTCCGGCAAGCGTGCTGCCGCCCAGGAAGCCCATGATCACCGAGGTCGGATAGACGACACGGACGATGGCGATTTGTCCGGCAGTGGGCATTGTGATCGTGGTCGAGCGGGGAGCCGCAGTAAAGGTGTTGCCGGTGCTCGCGGTCGCCCAGCTCGTGGGACTGCTGATGTCGACCATAAGTTGCGAGCAGTCGAACATGGTAGACAAGGTCCCAGGCTTGACCACGCCGCTGGCCTGCCAGGTACAGAGATATTGATCGACAAATTGCTGGTAGGTCAGATTCGCGGCCGTGCTATGCGTCAGCACTGCGCGACTTGCCATCTCGGTTGCCATCTGCAATTGAGCGGTCCGAAAATAAACTGTGCCGGTCTCGAAGATGGCGCCGATGAGCCCGATGAAGGGCACGCTGATCATCGCAAATTCGACGGCGGTCACGCCCCTGCGGTCGACAAGGAAGCGTTTTGGCGCCAGTCGCACTGCGTATCGTATGAGTCTGTTCGTCAAGCGAGCCGCCATCTCTATTTCCAGCGCGTTCCTTCGAAACAAGCTGGCGCCTGAGGGTTTCCGACCCGTTACGAAATCTTCGCTGTTGCGGTCTGTATCGATCGAATTCTTGGCTACGGCTTCCGTAGCCCACTTCAGCGACGCGCAGACGACGCGGCGGCGTCATGCGCCTTAACCGCGTCGATCGTCGTATTCATATATTGCACGTCATCCGCCAGATCGACGGCCTTCGCACATCTTGGATTGCAGGAGAGCGACTCGCGATGCAGCCCTCGTTGAACGACGATCTTGTCTTCCGAGGGCACGACAGTGACGATAGACTCGCCGACCTGCGCGCCGCTGCGATCGAGAACGATGAGATTCGTCGAGCCGAAGCTCTTCCCCGTGATGACCATGAGCGGGCTGTTCTTGAGCATCGTCACGTCGGCGATCAGCGGATTGCCGATCACCAGTGTCTGCGCGCCTTGGGGGATCTTCACGATACGCGCATAGTCGATGTCCACGCGAATGGCGCGGTCATCGGCGGGCGCGGCCGATGCTGCCGCGTGAAATCCTGCGACGCTGACGATCACAAGCAAAGCCTCACGCAAGAGAAGCAGAGACAGATTCATTCGGTTCACCATGCAGCGGGCCTGTCGGCGGCTTCCCGCGGGCTGGAGGCTTCCGCGCTGTTCGGGTGAACGAAAAAGCGAGGCGGCTCCGCTGATCAACTAAACCAGCTAATGGTGAAGGGATCGCTAAAAATGTATCGATTTCAATCCGAGATCCGAGGCATGCGAACAACGACGAAAGAAGCTAGAATTTTCTCGGTTAAACAAGCGAATGGATGAGGCGTCTTCACGCCAATGACGCAAACAAAAACATGGCGCTACGCTCCGAATGCGATCAACGAACTTGAAAGGTTTGCAGGGTAGCTTGCAATTATTCGCTCGAGCCAAGACACACGGAGCGGCTCGACGGATCGGGAAAAACAATTCGGAGCAGGGAATATGAACAAGATCTTCGCGCGTTTCGTGAAGGATGAGTCTGGCGCCACCGCGATCGAATACGGCCTGATTGCGTCGCTCATCGGCGTCGTCATCATTGGCGCAATCACGACCCTCGGCACCAAGCTTTCGGGAACCTTTTCGAAGGTTGCCGGCAACCTCGCCTAACGACCTCCTTCTCATGGAAGCTTGGGGACGGCCCCGCGACGGGGCCGTCGTCGTTTCGAGCTGTATATTTCCTCCTGCGTGCTTAACGGCAGGTTAATGGTTCAATCATAATTTTGCCCGCGGCGCCTTCACACGCCCTCCCTTGCGATTCCAGGCAGGACCTACATGATCGAGACAGCCGCACTCATCATCTTCCCGACACTGATGATCTTTGCGGCCTTCTCCGACCTTTTCACCATGACGATCCCGAACCGCGTTTCGCTCATTCTCATCGTCGTCTATTTCGCTCTCGCGGCCTATATCCCGCTTTCCTGGAACACGGTTGCGGTGCATGTCTCTTGCGGGCTTGCCGTTCTGGCGCTGACTTTCGTGCTTTTTCAGCGCGGCTGGGTCGGCGGTGGCGACGCCAAGCTCGCGTCGGCGACCGCGCTCTGGCTCGGATGGGAGAATCTGCTCGACTATGGCCTTATCGCATCCATTGCCGGCGGCGCGCTCACCCTCGTGATCCTAATCATGCGTTGGAACGAGCTGCCCAACCGCTTGCTCGCCGTAAAATTCATCGCGCGTCTTGCCGAAAAAACGAATGGCGTGCCTTATGGAATCGCGCTGGCGATCGCCGGCCTGCTCATCTATCCGCAGACCGCGCTCTGGAGCCGCCTCGGCGGGCTGTAATCGTCCACGCTTGATTGGCGTCCGCGCCAACACTCTTACCTCTCTGCAAACAAGTTGCATGAGGATTTGCCTCCTCGCAGAGGCTAAACCGCGAAAAATACTAATCTCGTAAGAACTAATTAACCCTAATTTGACTTTTCTGCGCTTGAATTTCAACCAACCGCGGTGTGGCGGGGCGTTGGATTCGGCACGATGAATAAAGCACAAATCGTAGTTCTGGCCGTCGCGGTCGCCGCTGGCGGCGCGGCGTTCATGATGATGAACGCCTCCAGCCCGCCCTCGTCTCCCGTCGAAGTCGCAGCGCCTCCGCCGCCGGTCAACGTCGATCAAGTGCTCGTCGCCGCCCGCGATCTTCCTTACGGGACGGAGATCGCCGACGCCGACACAAATTGGGTCGATTGGCCAACTGCCGCTCTTCCTCCGGGCGCACTGACGAAAAGCGCGGCGCCGAACGCCAAAGAGGATGTGAAATCCTCTTATGTGCGTATCCCCGTCTCCGCGAATGAGCCTGTGCGCAAGGAGCGCCTGGTCAAGGGCGTTACTGCCGGTCTGATGTCGACCATGGTGGCGCCCGGAAAGCGCGCCGTGGCCATCGATGTGACGCTCAACAACACGGCCGGCGGCTTCATCCTTCCCAACGATCGTGTCGACGTCATCCGCACTTATCGCGACGTAGAGGCCACAAAAGATCTGGGGCATGAGGTCTATGGCTCGGAGGTCGTCCTTTCCAATGTGCGGGTCCTGGCGATGGGCCAGACCATCGAGAAAAAAGGCTCGGAGCCCGTTGTAACCGGTTCGACGGCCACTCTGGAACTCGATCCCCATCAGGCCGAGCTCGTCGTGCTCGCTCAGCGCACGGGCCAGCTCGTCCTTACCCTACGACCAATCACCGACGCGATTGCAAAGGATGCGTCGGCCGAAGCCCCAAACGACGGCTCGGTCGAGGACAGCTTGACGGTCGTCAAGCATGGCGTCTCAACAAATCTTCGAATGAAGTGAGCGCCCTCGATGAAAGCCTTGGCCCTGTTCCAACAACTTTTCGCGGAGCGCCCATGAGCCGTTTGACGCATAATCTGATCGGCGCGGCAATGGCCTCGATTGCGATCATCTCCGGCGCCGGCGCGCCAGCATTGGCGCAGGGGCCGCTTCCAGGCGGAATCGAATTGGATAGCGGCGCCACGCTTTCGCGCCGCATCATGATGGGCGTCGGCAAATCCATGATCGTCGATTTGCCGCGCGATGTCTCCGAGGTGATCGTCGGCAATCCGAAAGTCGCCGACGCGGTCGTTCGCACGCCGCGCAAGATATATTTGATTGGCGGTGAAAACGGCCAAACGACTGTCATCGGGCTGGATGCGAACGGGCGGCAGGTGGCCAATCTCGAAATCAGCGTCGGGCGCGACGTTGGAGAATTGATGCCTCTGCTGAAAGCGGCGTTGCCGAAGTCGAACATCATCGCGCGCACCGTCAACGACGTCATTATTCTCACCGGCAATGTCGGTTCCGCCGGCGAAGCTCAGCGCGCCGTGGATATCGCCAAAGGCTTTGCCTCTCGGGTCATGGGTTCGTCGGGCGGGGGAGGCGCAGCTTCGTCTCCCGTGCAGGGCGGCGCCTCGGCGGCCGATGGATATGTCGTCAACGCGATGACCATTCGCGGCGAAGAGCAGGTGATGCTCAAGGTCACTGTCGCCGAGGTCAACCGAAACGTCATAAAGCAGCTCGGTTTCTCGCCGCAAGCGGGTGGCGATCTGCTGTTGAATGGCGGTTGGGGCAAATTCGTGCAGGAAAATCCCTTCGCCGTGAACGGCGGATTGAGCGGCACCGCCCTTACGATCAACGGACCCAACAACACGGCCGCGACGCTGAAGGCGTTCGAGCGTTACGGCGTGTCGCGCATCCTCGCCGAACCGACAGTCACGGCAATCTCGGGCGAGCAGGCGAAAATGCTCGTCGGCGGCGAAATTCCCGTGCCTGGGTCCTGCGGCGCGACGTCGAGCGGCTTCTGCGTGAACCCCGGCATCGTGTTCAAGCCCTATGGCGTGTCGTTGAACTTCATTCCAGTCGTGCTTTCCGAGGGGCGAATCTCCTTGCGGCTGTCGACCGAAATCACCGAGGTCGACAAGCAGAATTCCTACACTTACGCCAATGTGACCGTTCCCGGTTTCAAGAGCCGCAAGAATGAAACGACGGTCGAGCTACCATCGGGAGGCTCGATCGCCACTGCGGGGCTGCTCTCGCATTACACTCAGCAAGCGATAAACGGCGTTCCGGGTCTTCTCAACCTGCCCATTCTCGGCACGCTATTCCGATCCCGCGACTATCAGCGCAACGAGTCGGAGCTGCTCATCATCGTCACGCCCTATGCTGCGCGCGCGCTTACCCAGCAGGAGATTTCGAGACCCGATGACGGTTTCGCCGACGCGTCGGACCCGCAGGCCTGGTTGCTGGGGCGCGTTAACCGCATTTATTCGACCCGCAGCAATCCGCAAATGATGCAGAACTTCAAGGGTCGCATCGGCTTCATTCACGACTGACGCGCGACGGCCGCGAGGGATGAAAAATATGTCCATGCAGATGCAGACTGCGAAGGCCCCCGGCGTCTTCGCGCAGAAATCCGGGCCCAGCGCGAGACGCCTCAGCGGGATTTTGGCGGCGCTTCTTGCGGCGCCTCTCGGCGCCTGTGGGGTTCAGCGGACCTTGCCGCCCCCGGTGACGCCTTACGATCATCATGACCGGCATCCTGTCGTGCTGAGCGACGCGCCGCAGGTTCTCGATATATTTCCCTCGTCGCTGCACGGTCGGATCGACAATGACACGCAGGGACGCATCAACGAATTCGCAGCGCGTTACAGGCAATTTGGACACGGTCAGATCACCATGTTGACTCCCGTTGGAAGCCCTGCGGCTGTTGCGAGCGCCGGGGAGGCGAATGCGGTGCGCCGCGCGCTCGCTTTCGCGGGGCTTGGCGGAAATTTCACCACGGGCACCTACCCGGTCACCGATCCAAAGCTCGCCGCGCCCATCCGTCTCTCTTTTCAATCCTTGAAAGCGAAGGTCGCTGGTCGTTGCGGCGAATGGCCAAGGGATCTTGCGTCGGGTTCATCTGTGGACGGCTGGGAAAACCAGACCTATTGGAATTTTGGCTGCGCCTCGCAGGCGACGCTCTCCGCGCAGATCGCCGATCCACGGGATCTTGCCAATCCGCGCGGCGAAACGCCATCTGATATCGAGCTGCGCATGCGCAACATCAATAAAATGCGCCGCGGCGAAGAACCAAGCACAATGTGGCGGCTCAAGGCGACCGACATCAGCCAGGTCGGCGGAGGAAGCTAATCATGTCCGACAAGCACAGCGAACGCGCATATGGCGACGCTGGGACTCAGATCGCGCCGGTGCCGCGGATTTCGATTCAGGGATTCTGCGAATCTCAGGACGTCGCGCAGGTGATCGAAAACGCGGCGAGCGATCGCCGAATGAGCAAAGCCCATGTGAAGGTTCACATGGGCGGCATCGCCGCCGCCATCGAAGCCTATCGTACCGCCCCGACTCCCAATCTGATCGTCCTCGAGACTTTCGCGGATCGGGCGGTGCTGACGGAGCAGCTCGATAGCCTTGCCGAGTTTTGCGACTCGGGAACGAAGGTGATGGTCATCGGCCATGAAAACGATATTGCGCTTTATCGTGAGCTGACGGCGCGCGGCGTCAGCGATTATGTCGTGGCGCCGCTCGATGTTCTCACCTTCATCGCTCAGGTGTCGCACCTCTATAACGGCCCTCACGCCGAAGTAATTGGGAAACTGATCGCGGTCGTTGGCGTCAAGGGCGGCGTCGGCGCTTCGACAATCTGCCACAACCTTGCTTGGTCGGTGTCGCGGCAGCTCGAGTGCCAGACCGTCATCGTCGATCTCGATTTGCCATTTGGCACCGCGGGGCTCGATTTTAATCAGGACCCGCCGCAAGGCATAGCAGACGCCGTGTTCTCGCCGGAGCGGTTGGATACGGCCTTTGTCGATCGCCTTCTGTCGAAATGTAGCGATACGCTCAGCATTCTGGCCGCCCCGGCTACTGTGGAGCGCCTTTACGATCTCCAGGAGCAGGCCTTCGACGCGACGCTCGATATTCTACGATCGACGACGCCGTGCTCGATCTTGGATGTCCCACATCAATGGTCGGGCTGGACGAAGCGCGTGCTGGTCGCGGCGGACGAAGTGGTTCTCGTGGCCTCGCCCGATCTCGCTAATCTGCGAAATGCGAAGACGCTTATGGATGCGCTTCGCGCCCAGCGCGTAAATGATCCAACCCCTCGGCTCGTGCTCAACATGGTTGGCGTTCCCCGGCGCCCGGAAATCGCCATCGCGGAATTCGCAAAGGCGATAGAGGTGGAGCCTGTCGGCATCGTTCCATTCGAGCCGAAGCTTTTCGGCACGGCGGCGAATAACGGCCAGATGCTCGCGGAGGTCGAGGCGGGTTCGAAAATCGTCGAAGCGCTCGATGACATCGCCCGGCAACTGATGGGGCGCGTTGCGGTGCGGCGCGCCAAGAAAACGCTGCTCGCGCCGCTGCTGGAACATTTCGTGCGCAAGAAGGCGAGCTGAAGATCTTCCAAAACATCCTAAGCGCGGGCCAAGGATAATCGGCAATGTTCGGAAAGCGTACGAGTGTCGGCGATATGGCGCAGCGGCCCCGCGGGCCGGCTTCTGCGTCCATGGCCAAGCCGCAACTGCCTTTGCCTGCGGCTCCAAGCTATGAAGCTTCGGTCCCGGCCCCCGCTCCGGCGCCCGAGCAAAAGAAGTCCGAAGAATATTATCTGACGAAGAGCGTCATCTTCGGCGCGCTGATCGAGGCGATCGATCTGGCGCAGCTGTCGAAGCTCGACCCGGAGAACGCACGCGAAGAAATCCGAGACATCGTCAACGAAATCGTCGCCATCAAAAATGTCGTGATGTCGATCGCCGAGCAGGAGGAGCTGCTCGACGACATCTGCAACGATGTTCTGGGATATGGCCCGCTCGAGCCCTTGCTCGCCCGCGACGATATCGCGGACATCATGGTCAATGGCGCCTTCAGGACCTATATCGAAGTCGGCGGCAAGATCCAGCTGACGAACATACGCTTTCGCGATAATTCGCAGCTGATGAATATCTGCCAGCGTATCGTGTCCCAGGTTGGCCGCCGTGTCGATGAATCGTCGCCGATTTGCGACGCGCGCCTGCTCGACGGTTCTCGCGTCAACGTCATTGCCCCGCCGCTTGCGATCGATGGCCCGGCGCTGACAATTCGTAAGTTCAAGAAGGACAAGCTCACCCTCGACCAGCTGATGCGCTTTGGCGCAATTTCGGCGGAAGGCGGCGAGGTGCTCAAGATTATCGGCCGGGTTCGCTGCAACGTGCTCATCTCCGGCGGCACAGGCTCGGGCAAGACGACGTTGCTGAACTGTATGACGAATTACATTGACGGCGACGAGCGCGTCATCACCTGTGAGGATGCCGCGGAACTGCAACTCCAGCAAGCGCATGTCGTCCGACTTGAAACCCGTCCGCCGAATCTCGAAGGGCAGGGCGCGGTCACGATGCGCGATCTGGTCAAGAACTGCCTGCGTATGCGCCCCGAGCGCATCATCGTCGGCGAGGTTCGCGGACCGGAAGCGTTCGATCTTTTGCAAGCGATGAACACCGGTCACGACGGCTCGATGGGCACTCTCCATGCCAATTCGCCACGCGAGGCTCTCGGCCGCCTCGAGTCGATGATCACCATGGGCGGGTTCTCGCTGCCGGCGAAGACCATCCGGGACATGATCGTCTCGTC
This window encodes:
- a CDS encoding retropepsin-like aspartic protease family protein gives rise to the protein MLGKQVSYAVIAVVVSVIAANVLMRLGPRLGADVAPQNAKPRPVAQTVAPTRAALPLRMGEMRISADRRGQFSTDAEINGARISGMMVDTGATLVALSYEDASAAGLFPAPADYKYQVNTANGVAHVARATLNDVRIGNIVVHNVEAVVGERGALSGSLLGMAFLSKLSRFSVESGALVLQQ
- a CDS encoding phosphomannomutase/phosphoglucomutase → MLPKPVSALTPNTFEYEQKPLVKPTGFREYDARWLFGPELNLMGVQALGMGLGTLIHEMGVAPDIVTGHDYRAYSSSIKLALVAGLMASGVRVRDIGLALSPMAYFAQFELDAPAVAMVTASHNDNGWTGVKMGAQRPVTFGPDEMSRLKEIVLSGKFRQAGGGSYHFIENFGARYLDDLTRRPAFGRKMKVVAACGNGTAGAFAPQMLERLGCEVIPLDVEPDYNFPRYNPNPEDMEMLHAIAHKVRETGADVGLGFDGDGDRCGVVDNNGEEIFADKIGVMLARDLSKVYPGAKFVVDVKSTGLFATDPELVSRGVHTDYWKTGHSYIKRRVNDLNALAGFEKSGHFFFNAPIGRGYDDGLLTAVHVLEMLDRNPDKSMADLYTDLPKTWGSPTMSPHCDDEKKYEVVKKVTARIEAMKARGETLIGQPIRDVVTVNGVRVTVADGTWGLVRASSNKPELVVVVESPASETQLREMFGAVDAILRENPEVGAYNQTI
- a CDS encoding TadE/TadG family type IV pilus assembly protein produces the protein MRISGNSRRPNLNDSGMAAVEFALILPLMLVIYMGLVELSRGMRTSQRLDLVAHTLADLTAQKIDCPNPAAGNSATTCASGQAGLSEADITSIFSAANVLMGLPTTDTSMKMTISEVNITAVTATTWQGKTSWSVTRNGATARPCQVLSPADVAPVSVTTIPTSYVQVTNGVNPTTGPMIVADVVYAYTPGVHFEMFKWSSSPTWVMQRTSYGPVRNTYSPPHIQYYMTSGTNCNGSTP
- a CDS encoding TadE/TadG family type IV pilus assembly protein is translated as MTAVEFAMISVPFIGLIGAIFETGTVYFRTAQLQMATEMASRAVLTHSTAANLTYQQFVDQYLCTWQASGVVKPGTLSTMFDCSQLMVDISSPTSWATASTGNTFTAAPRSTTITMPTAGQIAIVRVVYPTSVIMGFLGGSTLAGGGGFSQIRNGQTQYNGAWSYMIMGIAAFRVEPG
- a CDS encoding pilus assembly protein N-terminal domain-containing protein, giving the protein MNLSLLLLREALLVIVSVAGFHAAASAAPADDRAIRVDIDYARIVKIPQGAQTLVIGNPLIADVTMLKNSPLMVITGKSFGSTNLIVLDRSGAQVGESIVTVVPSEDKIVVQRGLHRESLSCNPRCAKAVDLADDVQYMNTTIDAVKAHDAAASSARR
- a CDS encoding Flp family type IVb pilin, whose product is MNKIFARFVKDESGATAIEYGLIASLIGVVIIGAITTLGTKLSGTFSKVAGNLA
- a CDS encoding A24 family peptidase, giving the protein MIETAALIIFPTLMIFAAFSDLFTMTIPNRVSLILIVVYFALAAYIPLSWNTVAVHVSCGLAVLALTFVLFQRGWVGGGDAKLASATALWLGWENLLDYGLIASIAGGALTLVILIMRWNELPNRLLAVKFIARLAEKTNGVPYGIALAIAGLLIYPQTALWSRLGGL
- the cpaB gene encoding Flp pilus assembly protein CpaB; its protein translation is MNKAQIVVLAVAVAAGGAAFMMMNASSPPSSPVEVAAPPPPVNVDQVLVAARDLPYGTEIADADTNWVDWPTAALPPGALTKSAAPNAKEDVKSSYVRIPVSANEPVRKERLVKGVTAGLMSTMVAPGKRAVAIDVTLNNTAGGFILPNDRVDVIRTYRDVEATKDLGHEVYGSEVVLSNVRVLAMGQTIEKKGSEPVVTGSTATLELDPHQAELVVLAQRTGQLVLTLRPITDAIAKDASAEAPNDGSVEDSLTVVKHGVSTNLRMK
- a CDS encoding type II and III secretion system protein family protein is translated as MSRLTHNLIGAAMASIAIISGAGAPALAQGPLPGGIELDSGATLSRRIMMGVGKSMIVDLPRDVSEVIVGNPKVADAVVRTPRKIYLIGGENGQTTVIGLDANGRQVANLEISVGRDVGELMPLLKAALPKSNIIARTVNDVIILTGNVGSAGEAQRAVDIAKGFASRVMGSSGGGGAASSPVQGGASAADGYVVNAMTIRGEEQVMLKVTVAEVNRNVIKQLGFSPQAGGDLLLNGGWGKFVQENPFAVNGGLSGTALTINGPNNTAATLKAFERYGVSRILAEPTVTAISGEQAKMLVGGEIPVPGSCGATSSGFCVNPGIVFKPYGVSLNFIPVVLSEGRISLRLSTEITEVDKQNSYTYANVTVPGFKSRKNETTVELPSGGSIATAGLLSHYTQQAINGVPGLLNLPILGTLFRSRDYQRNESELLIIVTPYAARALTQQEISRPDDGFADASDPQAWLLGRVNRIYSTRSNPQMMQNFKGRIGFIHD
- a CDS encoding CpaD family pilus assembly protein, with amino-acid sequence MSMQMQTAKAPGVFAQKSGPSARRLSGILAALLAAPLGACGVQRTLPPPVTPYDHHDRHPVVLSDAPQVLDIFPSSLHGRIDNDTQGRINEFAARYRQFGHGQITMLTPVGSPAAVASAGEANAVRRALAFAGLGGNFTTGTYPVTDPKLAAPIRLSFQSLKAKVAGRCGEWPRDLASGSSVDGWENQTYWNFGCASQATLSAQIADPRDLANPRGETPSDIELRMRNINKMRRGEEPSTMWRLKATDISQVGGGS
- a CDS encoding AAA family ATPase, which codes for MSDKHSERAYGDAGTQIAPVPRISIQGFCESQDVAQVIENAASDRRMSKAHVKVHMGGIAAAIEAYRTAPTPNLIVLETFADRAVLTEQLDSLAEFCDSGTKVMVIGHENDIALYRELTARGVSDYVVAPLDVLTFIAQVSHLYNGPHAEVIGKLIAVVGVKGGVGASTICHNLAWSVSRQLECQTVIVDLDLPFGTAGLDFNQDPPQGIADAVFSPERLDTAFVDRLLSKCSDTLSILAAPATVERLYDLQEQAFDATLDILRSTTPCSILDVPHQWSGWTKRVLVAADEVVLVASPDLANLRNAKTLMDALRAQRVNDPTPRLVLNMVGVPRRPEIAIAEFAKAIEVEPVGIVPFEPKLFGTAANNGQMLAEVEAGSKIVEALDDIARQLMGRVAVRRAKKTLLAPLLEHFVRKKAS